In the genome of Streptomyces violaceoruber, the window GCCACCAGCAGCCGGTCGGTGTCCCGGGGCAGCAGGCAGCGCAGCGGGATGTCGTAGAAACTGCCCCGCGGCACCCGCTTGAGGACGGTGCCGGAGCCGCGCGGGTTGTGGATGTCGACCGGGTAGGCGCCGTGCGCGATCACGTCCGGGAAGGTGCGCGCCGCCAGGATGTCGTGACCGGTCAGCCGGTGGTCGCCGACCACCCGCCGGCTCTCCCGGACGCCGACGTGCGTGCCGCTCTGCACCACGTACGACTCCTCGAAGCCCGGCACGCGGGTACGCAGGAAGCGGTCGATCTCCGCCAGTTGGTGCCGGGCCGTGTACTCGGCGCGAGTGAGGTCCCAGACGCTGGTGCCGAGGACCCGGTTCACCCGCGTGCTGTTGACGGCGACCTCGTGCGGGTGCGGGGTCGCGAAGAAGAGGATGTCCTCGCGCGGCAGCCGCAGTTCGCCGTTCTTCCTGGCCTCCTCGATCAGGTCCCACAGTCCGTGCACGCCCCGCCACTGGTCCGGGTGCTCGCGCACGTACGCGGCGAAGTCCGGCCGGGCGAAGTCGGCGACGCGGAACATCAGCGTCATGGGCTGCACCAGCCCGTCCTCCGGCCGCCCGACCTCGTACGGCGCCCCGCAGGCCGCCGCCACGTCGCCGTCGCCCGTGCCGTCCACGACGACCCCGGCGTCGATCACCACCGGCCCCGACTTGGTCTCGAAGACCACCCGCCAGCCCGGGCCGTCGTCCAACGGCAGCGCGCCGGAGGCGAAGGAGTGGAACAGCATCCGGACCCCCGACTCGTCCGCCATCTCCAGCAGACAGAACTTGAACAGCTCCGGATCGAAGGGGACCGTGTACCCGGTCTTCGGGGAGGGCGGCAGACAGCCGCCGCGGCCCGTCAGCCGGTCGAGCAGCTGCCACAGGACGCCCGCGACCACCGGCTCGCCCTCGCCGTGGTCGGTGGGCAGCAGCCGCGAGGTGTCCCCGGCCTCGGTGAAGGCGGCCTGCTTGTGCTCGTTGTGGAACGACATCAGCGGCATCACCAGCGCCGCGGTCGCGTTGCCGCCGAGGAAGCCGTACCGCTCCACCAGCACGGTGTCGGCCCCGGCGTCGGCCGCGCCGACCGCGGCCGCGAAGCCGGCGGGGCCGCCGCCCACCACCAGGACGTCGCAGCGGCCCCCGAGCCGGGCCGGGCGGGGCGGCAGGGTGATGGTGCGGGACTCGTGGGGCTCTTCCAGGATCGGCATCGCTCACCCTCCGGTCAGGCGTTCAGCGGCCGCGGCTCGGCGCGGCAGGGGCCCGCACCCGCCGCGGGGGTGCCGCCCGGCCCGCGTGCGGCAGCGATCTCGTCGAGCAGGGCCCCGCACCGCTCGCAGGTCTCCCGCGCGGACGCGGACAGTTCGCCCATCCGGCCCCGCAGGTCGTCCCGGCGCCGCGGGTACTCGTCCCACAGCCGGTCCACCTCCGCCAGCAGCAGCCCGGCCTGCTCCCGCGCCACCCCCACCAGCGCCGGGGCGCCCAGCCGGCGCGCGAAGTCGAAGACCTTGCCGGAGTACGGCAGCGGCAGCACCGGTACGCCGGTGAGCGCGGCGAAGATCACGAAATGCAGGCGCATGCCCACGGCCACGTCGAGATGGCGCATGAAGCCGAGGACCTGCCCCGGGCTGTAGTCGCCGTGCAGGATGCGGCCCTGGTCGGGGGCGGTCATGTGGGACAGCACGGCGTGCGCGTGCCGTACGTCGTGCCGCTCCATCGGCAGGAACACCACGCGCGCGTCCAGCCGGCGGACCAGGAAGTCCGCGACGTCGGCGAGCAGCGCGTGGTAGCCGCCCTCGTCGAGCTTCTCGGCGGCCCGCCCCGGCTCGCGCACCGACATCCCCACCAGCCGGGTGCCGGACGGGATGCCCTCGTCGCGCATCATCGCCTCGGTGAACGGCTCCGGGGCCAGCAGGAGCGCCGGGTCGGCGGTCACCGCGACCTCCCGCTCCAGGCCGACCTCCTCCAGCACCAGCCGCGACTCCTCGTCGCGTACGACGACGTCGGCCATCTCCGCCAGCACCGTGCGCACCGCGTCCCGGTCCTCGGGGTCCGTGAGCGGCCCGGCGCCGACGGCGTAGGCGAACGTGGGCACGTGCCGGGTCTGCGCGGCCCGCACCAGCCGCAGATAGCGCCGCGCCTCACCGTCGTAGAGGATGCCGCCGCCGCCCAGTACCAGCAGGTCCAGGCCGGGCAGCACGTCGAGGACGTGGTTGCGGCTGACCCCCTCCCAGGCCACCACCTCGTCGGCGTCGGGGTGATGGGCGCGGGTGTGCTCCGCGTTCCGGCTCAGCACGACGAGGTACGCGTCCGGCCGCCGGCCGCGCAGACAGCCCAGCACGCAGGTCAGGATCGCCTCGTCGCCGGTGTTGAAGCCGCCGTAGGAACCCAGCACGCCGATGCGCGGGCCCCGGCGGTCGGGGTGGGGAGGCGAGGGCCGAAGGGTCATCGGGGGCTCCCGTCACGTCGGAATCGGCCGGCGCGCGCCGTTGTCGGCGCGTGGAGCCGCGCACCGTGCCGGGTTGCCTGCGCCGCATCCCGGAAACACCCTGATCAAGGACCGTCCGTACGCGATCCGTACCGCACGAGGAGCACCGGTGAACGTCACCCTCAGCGTCTGGCTGCTGACCGTCGCGGGCCTGTGCGTCCTCGTCGCCGCCGACTTCTTCGTCGGACGCAAGCCGCACGACGTGTCCCTGCGGGAGGCCGGGATCTGGACGGCCGTCTGGGTGGTCCTGGCCTGCCTGTTCGGCGTGGGGCTGCTCGTGTTCGGCGGCGGCGGGCCGGGCGGGGAGTTCTTCGCCGGGTACCTCACCGAGAAGTCGCTGAGCGTCGACAACCTCTTCGTCTTCGTCCTGATCATGGCGAAGTTCGCGGTGCCCTCGCAGTACCAGCAGCGGGTGCTGATGATCGGCGTCCTGGTGGCGCTGGTGCTGCGGGCCGCCTTCATCGCGGCCGGCGCGGCGATCATCTCCGCCTTCTCCTGGGTCTTCTACGTCTTCGGCGCCTTCCTGATCTGGACCGCCTGGAAGCTCATCCAGGACGCCCGCAAGGACGAGCACGAGCAGGAGTACGAGGAGAACAAGCTGCTCAAGTCGATCGAGCGCCGCTTCGGCGTCGCCGACCGCTACCACGGCACCCGGCTGTGGGTGGAGGAGAACGGCAGGCGGGTCATGACCCCGATGCTGGTCGTGATGCTCGCCATCGGGTTCACCGACATCCTCTTCGCCCTGGACTCCATCCCCGCCATCTACGGGCTGACCCAGGACCCGTACATCGTGTTCACGGCCAACGCCTTCGCCCTGATGGGCCTCAGGCAGCTGTACTTCCTCATCGGCGGTCTGCTGAAGAGGCTGGTGCACCTCTCCTACGGTCTGTCGGTCATCCTCGGCTTCATCGGCGTCAAGCTGGTGCTGCACGCCCTGCACGAGTCCGGCGTCCACGTGCCCGAGATCGGCATCCCCTTCTCGCTCGGGTTCATCGTGCTGGTCCTCGCGGTCACCACGGCGACCAGCCTGTGGGCCACGCGGCGGCGGGAGCGGGCATGACGGTGGCCACTGACGCGGGCTACTCCACCAGCTCCTGGGTGCCCAGGACCGTGAGCAGCGCGAGCCGCTCCGCGTCGGCGGTGTCCGGTTCGGCCGTGTAGACCATGATCCGCAGATCGCTGCCCGCCACACCGAGCACGTCGCAGTCCAGCACGACGGGCCCCACCCGCGGATGGTCGATGGTCTTGCGCGCCGCCTCGTGCCGGCCGACCGCGTCCGCCCGCCACAGTTCGGCGAACCGCTCGCTGCGGGCGCGCAGCTCCGCGACCAGCCGGCCGAGCCGCCGGTCGGCGGGATAGCGGGCGGCGGTGGCCCGCAGGTCCGCGACGAGTGCCGACTCGAAGGACCGGCGTTCCCCCGGCGTGTACCGGGCCCGGCTGCCCGGCCCGACGAAGTTGCGCCACACGCCGTTGCGCTCCGGACCGTGCCACTCGGACGGATCACCCATCAACGCCGCGTAGGGCGGGTTGGCCAGCAGCAGCGTCCACATCGCGTCGTACACCGCCACCGGCGTGCCGGCCAGCCGGTCCAGGAGCCGGTGGACGCTCGGCGGGATGTACGCGGGAACGGCCTCGGGGCCCGGCGGCGCCAGCCCGGCCAGCCGGAACAGATGCGCGCGCTCCTCGGCCGGCAGCCGCAGTGCCCGTACGAGGGCCTCGACGACCTGAGCCGACGGGTTGGCCGCCCGGCCCTGTTCGAGGCGGGTGACGTAGTCGACGGAGATGCCGGCCAGCAGGGCCAGCTCCTCGCGCCGCAGCCCCGCCGCCCGCCGGTGCCCGCCCGCGGGCAGCCCCGCCGCCTCGGGGGAGACCCGGTCCCTGCGCAGCCGCAGCGCCCGCCCGAACTCCGTAGCCGTCATGCCCCCAGTGAACACCGCGGACGTCCGGTCTTCCTGGTACCCGTGGTCCCAGGAAGACCGGACGCCTGGCTGCCCGCCCCCGCACGCCGCAGGCTCTCCCCATGACCACCACACTGATCACCGGAGCCAACAAGGGCCTCGGCTTCGAGACGGCCCGCCGCCTCCTCGCCGCGGGCCACACCGTCTACGCCGCCGCCCGCGACCCCGAGCGCGGCCGCCGCGCCGCCGAGGAACTGGGCGCGCGGCCCCTGGTCCTCGACGTCACCGACGACGCCTCCGTCGCCGCCGCCGTGCGGACCGTGACGGCCGGCGGCGGCCTCGACGTACTGGTCAACAACGCCGGCATCGAGCAGCGCGGCGAGCACAACTCCGTGACCGGGGCCGAGGGCACGACCGCGGACCTGCTGCGCACCGTCTTCGAGACCAACGTCTTCGGTGTGGTGCGCGTGACCCACGCGTTCCTGCCGCTGCTGCGCCGCTCCGCCGCGCCCGTCGTGGTCAACGTGAGCAGCGGCCTGGCCTCCCTGACGGGGCTCACCTCGCCCCGGAGCCCGGGGTACGGCTACCCCGGGCTCGCCTACCCGGCGTCCAAGACCGCGGTCAACGCGCTGACCGTGCAGTACGCGAAGGCGTTCCCCGGGATGCGGATCAACGCGGTCGAGCCCGGCTTCACCGCGACCGATCTGAACGGCAACACCGGTACGCAGACCGTGGCCGAGGGCGCCGAGGTGATCGTCCGGATGGCCCGGCTGGGCCCGGACGGACCCACCGGGGGCTACTTCGACGCGGCGGGCCCGCTGGCCTGGTAGGCGCCGTAAGCGCCGTAGTCGCCCGGTCGGCGCAGGCGCTCAGCAGCCGGCGGGGGTGGGCCTGCCGCGCGAGACCACGCGGGTGCCGTGGCCGTCGACGACACGGGCCTGGAGCGAACCGCAGGCGCACCGGGTCCACAGCGTGCCGCCCGCTCCGGTGGGGTGCGCGGACAGCACCTGGAAGGGCTCGGCGCCGTCGGGCCACCCGCAGTGCGGGCAGACGAGACCGGTCGTGCTGGGCATGGCGACTCCTCGCGGGTCAGTGGTACGTCGGGATGCCGGTGTGGGCTCTGGGTCCCACCGTGGCGCCACTGACAGGGTGCGGCCACGGATCCGTTCACGTCCAGGTTGACTTTACGGACTCCACCGTGAAGCGTGCACTTCATGATTGATCTGCGCAGGCTGCACGTGCTCCGGGCCGTCTCCCACTACGGCACCGTCACCGCGGCGGCCCGCGCCCTGCATTTCACCACCTCGGCCGCCTCCCAGCAGATCCGGCAGCTCGCCCGGGACCTGGGCGTCGACCTGCTGGAGCCGCAGGGGCGCGGGGTGCGGCTCACCGCCGCCGCGGAGAGCCTGCTGGAGCACGCCGACGCGATCGAGGCCCGCTGGGACGAGGCGGAACAGGATCTGCGGGCGGGGGAGGGGTCCCCGGCCGGACCGCTGCGGGTGACGGGATTCCCGGTGGCCGTCGCCGTCCTGCTGGCCCCGATGGCGGCGCGGCTGCGCGAGCGGCACCCCCGGCTGTCGGTGCGGATCCGGGAGGTCGAGGTGGCGGAGAGCTTCGACCTGCTCTTCGAGGGGGAGAGCGATCTGGCGGTGGTGGAGGCGACCCCGGTCAGCCCGCCTTCGGCCGACACGCGCTTCGAACAGCGGCCACTCCTGGACGAGCCGTTCGACCTGGTGGTCCCCGTGGACCATCCGCTGGCCGGACGGGCGGAGGCCGACCTCGCCGACGTGGCCCACGAGGCCTGGGTCGCGCCGCTGCCGCAGAGTCCCTGCCGGACGCACATGGTGGCGGCCTGCGGTGCCGCCGGGTTCACCCCCGACGTGGTCCATCTCGCGGTGGACTGGAACGTCACGGCCCATCTGGTCGCGCACGGGCTCGGCGTCGCGCTGGTGCCCCGGCTCGCCCGGCTCACCCCCGAGCTGCCGATCGTCCGCGTGCCCTGCGCCGGCCGGCCGCACCGCAAACTGCTGACCTGCACGCGCAGCGGCGGGCACCGTCGCGCGGCGGTCGCGGCCGCGCTGGAGGAGCTGCGCGCGCTGGCCGCCGCGGCGGTGGCCTGACACACGGCGGGACCGGAGCTCGGCCGAGCTCCGGTCCCGTACGACGTGCTCTCGCGCCGGTCAGGCGGCGATGGCCTCGTCCGCGTGGCCGTGCAGCCGGGCCACGACCTCGGTCAGCTGGGCGGCCACCTCGGCGTCGTCGGCCGGGTGGGTCTCGGCGAAGCGGGTCACCGAGCCGGGGATGGACAGCTTGATGTCCTCGATCACCTTGCCGCCGGCGATGCCCACGGCCTTGCGGGCCTCGTCCTGCGCCCACACGCCGCCGTACTGGCCGAAGGCGGTGCCGACCACGGCGACGGGCTTGCCGGTGAAGGCGCCGGCGCCGTACGGGCGGGACAGCCAGTCGATGGCGTTCTTCAGGACGGCCGGGATGGTGCCGTTGTACTCGGGCGAGAAGAGCAGGAACGCCTGCGCGCCCTGGGCGGCCTCGCGCAGCTTCGCGGCGGCGGCCGGGACGCTGCCCTCGACGTCGATGTCCTCGTTGTAGAAGGGGATCTCGGCGAGCCCCTCGAACAGCTGCACCTCGGCGCCCTCCGGTGCGAACCTGACGGCCGCCTCGGCGAGCTGACGGTTGTGCGAACCGGCGCGAAGGCTGCCGACGAGCGCAAGGATGCGGACAGACATGAGTACTCCCACTGCTGGAACACGTGTCGGCAGGCGTGCCGAAACACTGCGGTAACAATCCGGACCGGGGTCCGTTTAATTTCTAGCATCTTAAACGGACCGCGGTCCAGTTCTCTTCCCGATGCTTTACGCTGGCTTCATGCCCGCCGCCCCGCCACCCCTCCCGCAGCCCCAGGAGAACGCCGGTCCGCCCGAGCTGCTGCAACTCGGCACCGGGACCGACGAGGACGAGCCCTGCCTGCGCGCCGACGCCGCGCGCAACCGCGCCCGGCTCCTGGAGGCCGCCGAGCGGCTGGTGGCCGAGCACGGCGCGGGCGCCCTGACCATGGAGGCGGTGGCCGCCGCGGCCTGCGTGGGCAAGGGCACGGTCTTCCGCCGCTTCGGCGACCGCACCGGGCTCCTCGCGGCACTGCTCGACCACTCGGAGCGCAAGTTCCAGGCCGCGCTCCTGAGCGGTCCGCCGCCCCTGGGCCCGGGCGCACCCCCGGTGGAGCGGCTGCGGGCCTTCGGCTGCGCGCTGCTGCGCCGCTCCATCGACGAACTGGACCTCCTCCTGGCCGGGGAGCCCAGCGCCGAACGCCGCCACACCTTCCCGCCGCGCCGTTTCCTGCGCCACCATGTGGCCCTGCTGCTGCGGGAGGCCGTGCCGGACGCCGACAGCGAACTGCTCTCGCACACCCTCATGGCCTACCTCGACGCGGCCCTGATCCACCACCTCACCCGGCAGTGCGGGCTGCCCGCCGAACGCGTGCGGGAGGGCTGGCTCGACCTGGTCGCGCGGGTCACCCGCACCGACACCCCGGACCCCGGGTCCGTGCCCCCGGCCGTCGCGCCGTTGGCCTGAACTCCGTACGCCGCGGACGGCGTTGCCCCGCCCGACGGCTCCCGTCCGGCTTCTGCCAGGATGCCGTACGTCATGGTGCAGATACCGAATCCACCGCCCTCCGACCCCTCCGCACCGCGCTCCGTACCCACGAGCGCCGATGTGGCCCGGCTGGCCGGTGTGTCGCGCGCGACCGTCTCCTACGTCCTCAACAACACCGGCACCGTACGGATCAGCGAACCCACCCGCCGCCGCGTCCGCGAGGCCGCCCGGCAACTGGGCTACGTCCCGCACGCCGCGGCCCGCTCACTGCGCGCCGGGCACAGCCGCATGGTCCTGATGCCGGCGCCGTCCTTCCCCGCCGGCCCGCTCTACAGCCGGTTCCTCAGCGAACTCCAGTGGGCGCTCGGCCGCCTCGACTACACCGTCGTGCAGTACGGCACCGTCGGCCTGCGCGGCGACGAGGCCGCCCGCGCCTGGGCCGAACTCCGCCCGGTCGCCGTCCTCGCACCCGGCTCCGACCTCGGCCCGCAGGGCGTGGAGGTCCTCAAACGCTCCGGCGCCCGGGCGGTCGTCACCCTCGGCCCCGAGGCCGTCGACGGAGCGCACGCGCTGCTCACGGACCAGGCGGGCGTCGGCCGCGGCGCGACCCGCCACCTGTACGACCGCGGACGCCGCAGAATCGGCGTCGTCGTGCCCGCGGAAGGCGGCCTGGACGTCTTCTCGGCGCCGCGCCTCGCGGGCGCCCGCGAGGCCGTGTCCGGCACCGACGCCACCGTCACCGAGCTGCCCCTCGCCTACGACGAAGGGGACGCCGCCCGCCTCGCGGCGCGCTGGCGCCCCCTGGGGCTCGACGCGGTGTTCGCGTACAACGACGAGTACGCGATGCTGCTGATGCGGGCCCTCCAGGACGAGGGCCTCGACATCCCCGGCCACGCCGCCGTGATCGGCGCCGACGACCTGATGCTGGGCCGGCTGCTGCGGCCCCGGCTGAGCACCGTCCACCTGGAACTGCCCGCCGGCCGCGACCTGGCCGCACTCGTCGACCGGGCGGTGCACGCCCCCGGCGCCGCGCCCGAACGCCACAAGGTGCTGGGCGCGACGGTGGTGCACCGGGAGTCGAGCTGACCGGCGGCCGAACCGCCCGCTACTGGCCTTCCTGGCCTTCCTGGCCGTTCTGCCCGGCCTGCGCCTGCTGCTCGGCAACCGCCTTGCGGACCTCGTCCATGTCCAGCTTCCTGGCCTGGCCGATCACGTCGGTGAGGGCCGCCTCCGGCAGCGCGCCCGGCTGCGCGAACACGGCCACCTGCTCCCGCACGATCATCAGCGTCGGGATCGAACTGATGCCGAAGGCCTGCGCCAGCTCGGGCTGCGCCTCGGTGTCCACCTTGCCGAACACCAGGTCCGGATTGGCCTCCGCCGCCTTCTCGTAGACCGGCCCGAACTGCTTGCACGGACCGCACCACTCCGCCCAGAAGTCGATCAACACGAACTCGTTGTCCGTGACCGTCTGGTCGAAGTTCTCCTTGGTGAGTTCCACGGTGCTGGTCATGAGGTGATCCCTCTTCCTGGTTTCGGGGGAGAAGCCGTCGGCACAACACTGCCGACCTGGTGGGTATTCCGCGCACGTACCCATGTGGCCACGCCGCACACCACCCACCAGACTGACCCCATGACGCAATCGGATTCCCTCACGTACGACGTCGTCGTGATCGGCGCGGGCCCCGTCGGCGAGAACGTCGCCGACCGCACCCGGGCGGCCGGACTGTCCACCGCGATCGTGGAGAGCGAACTGGTCGGCGGCGAATGCTCCTACTGGGCGTGCATGCCCAGCAAGGCCCTGCTGCGCCCGGTCCTCGCCCGCGCGGACGCCCGCCGCCTGCCCGGCCTCGCCCAGTCGCTCCAGGAACCCCTCGACGCCACTGCCGTCCTCGCCCGCCGGGACGAGTTCACCTCGCACTGGAAGGACGACGGCCAGGTCCAGTGGGTCGAGGGCATCGGCGCCGACCTGTACCGCGGACAGGGGCGGCTCGCCGGACCGCGCACGGTGGAGGTGGCCGGTCCCGACGGCACCCGCCGGACCCTGTCCGCCCGGCACGCCGTCGCCGTCTGCACCGGCAGCGCC includes:
- a CDS encoding FAD-dependent oxidoreductase, producing the protein MPILEEPHESRTITLPPRPARLGGRCDVLVVGGGPAGFAAAVGAADAGADTVLVERYGFLGGNATAALVMPLMSFHNEHKQAAFTEAGDTSRLLPTDHGEGEPVVAGVLWQLLDRLTGRGGCLPPSPKTGYTVPFDPELFKFCLLEMADESGVRMLFHSFASGALPLDDGPGWRVVFETKSGPVVIDAGVVVDGTGDGDVAAACGAPYEVGRPEDGLVQPMTLMFRVADFARPDFAAYVREHPDQWRGVHGLWDLIEEARKNGELRLPREDILFFATPHPHEVAVNSTRVNRVLGTSVWDLTRAEYTARHQLAEIDRFLRTRVPGFEESYVVQSGTHVGVRESRRVVGDHRLTGHDILAARTFPDVIAHGAYPVDIHNPRGSGTVLKRVPRGSFYDIPLRCLLPRDTDRLLVAGRCISGTHVAHSSYRVMPIAMATGHAAGVCAALTVRHGSGPRGLPYRLVQRELLRQGARLRTEPH
- a CDS encoding polysaccharide pyruvyl transferase family protein encodes the protein MTLRPSPPHPDRRGPRIGVLGSYGGFNTGDEAILTCVLGCLRGRRPDAYLVVLSRNAEHTRAHHPDADEVVAWEGVSRNHVLDVLPGLDLLVLGGGGILYDGEARRYLRLVRAAQTRHVPTFAYAVGAGPLTDPEDRDAVRTVLAEMADVVVRDEESRLVLEEVGLEREVAVTADPALLLAPEPFTEAMMRDEGIPSGTRLVGMSVREPGRAAEKLDEGGYHALLADVADFLVRRLDARVVFLPMERHDVRHAHAVLSHMTAPDQGRILHGDYSPGQVLGFMRHLDVAVGMRLHFVIFAALTGVPVLPLPYSGKVFDFARRLGAPALVGVAREQAGLLLAEVDRLWDEYPRRRDDLRGRMGELSASARETCERCGALLDEIAAARGPGGTPAAGAGPCRAEPRPLNA
- a CDS encoding TerC family protein; this translates as MNVTLSVWLLTVAGLCVLVAADFFVGRKPHDVSLREAGIWTAVWVVLACLFGVGLLVFGGGGPGGEFFAGYLTEKSLSVDNLFVFVLIMAKFAVPSQYQQRVLMIGVLVALVLRAAFIAAGAAIISAFSWVFYVFGAFLIWTAWKLIQDARKDEHEQEYEENKLLKSIERRFGVADRYHGTRLWVEENGRRVMTPMLVVMLAIGFTDILFALDSIPAIYGLTQDPYIVFTANAFALMGLRQLYFLIGGLLKRLVHLSYGLSVILGFIGVKLVLHALHESGVHVPEIGIPFSLGFIVLVLAVTTATSLWATRRRERA
- a CDS encoding helix-turn-helix transcriptional regulator, which encodes MTATEFGRALRLRRDRVSPEAAGLPAGGHRRAAGLRREELALLAGISVDYVTRLEQGRAANPSAQVVEALVRALRLPAEERAHLFRLAGLAPPGPEAVPAYIPPSVHRLLDRLAGTPVAVYDAMWTLLLANPPYAALMGDPSEWHGPERNGVWRNFVGPGSRARYTPGERRSFESALVADLRATAARYPADRRLGRLVAELRARSERFAELWRADAVGRHEAARKTIDHPRVGPVVLDCDVLGVAGSDLRIMVYTAEPDTADAERLALLTVLGTQELVE
- a CDS encoding SDR family NAD(P)-dependent oxidoreductase, which codes for MTTTLITGANKGLGFETARRLLAAGHTVYAAARDPERGRRAAEELGARPLVLDVTDDASVAAAVRTVTAGGGLDVLVNNAGIEQRGEHNSVTGAEGTTADLLRTVFETNVFGVVRVTHAFLPLLRRSAAPVVVNVSSGLASLTGLTSPRSPGYGYPGLAYPASKTAVNALTVQYAKAFPGMRINAVEPGFTATDLNGNTGTQTVAEGAEVIVRMARLGPDGPTGGYFDAAGPLAW
- a CDS encoding LysR family transcriptional regulator, whose translation is MIDLRRLHVLRAVSHYGTVTAAARALHFTTSAASQQIRQLARDLGVDLLEPQGRGVRLTAAAESLLEHADAIEARWDEAEQDLRAGEGSPAGPLRVTGFPVAVAVLLAPMAARLRERHPRLSVRIREVEVAESFDLLFEGESDLAVVEATPVSPPSADTRFEQRPLLDEPFDLVVPVDHPLAGRAEADLADVAHEAWVAPLPQSPCRTHMVAACGAAGFTPDVVHLAVDWNVTAHLVAHGLGVALVPRLARLTPELPIVRVPCAGRPHRKLLTCTRSGGHRRAAVAAALEELRALAAAAVA
- a CDS encoding NAD(P)H-dependent oxidoreductase; amino-acid sequence: MSVRILALVGSLRAGSHNRQLAEAAVRFAPEGAEVQLFEGLAEIPFYNEDIDVEGSVPAAAAKLREAAQGAQAFLLFSPEYNGTIPAVLKNAIDWLSRPYGAGAFTGKPVAVVGTAFGQYGGVWAQDEARKAVGIAGGKVIEDIKLSIPGSVTRFAETHPADDAEVAAQLTEVVARLHGHADEAIAA
- a CDS encoding TetR/AcrR family transcriptional regulator; the encoded protein is MPAAPPPLPQPQENAGPPELLQLGTGTDEDEPCLRADAARNRARLLEAAERLVAEHGAGALTMEAVAAAACVGKGTVFRRFGDRTGLLAALLDHSERKFQAALLSGPPPLGPGAPPVERLRAFGCALLRRSIDELDLLLAGEPSAERRHTFPPRRFLRHHVALLLREAVPDADSELLSHTLMAYLDAALIHHLTRQCGLPAERVREGWLDLVARVTRTDTPDPGSVPPAVAPLA
- a CDS encoding LacI family DNA-binding transcriptional regulator; this encodes MVQIPNPPPSDPSAPRSVPTSADVARLAGVSRATVSYVLNNTGTVRISEPTRRRVREAARQLGYVPHAAARSLRAGHSRMVLMPAPSFPAGPLYSRFLSELQWALGRLDYTVVQYGTVGLRGDEAARAWAELRPVAVLAPGSDLGPQGVEVLKRSGARAVVTLGPEAVDGAHALLTDQAGVGRGATRHLYDRGRRRIGVVVPAEGGLDVFSAPRLAGAREAVSGTDATVTELPLAYDEGDAARLAARWRPLGLDAVFAYNDEYAMLLMRALQDEGLDIPGHAAVIGADDLMLGRLLRPRLSTVHLELPAGRDLAALVDRAVHAPGAAPERHKVLGATVVHRESS
- the trxA gene encoding thioredoxin yields the protein MTSTVELTKENFDQTVTDNEFVLIDFWAEWCGPCKQFGPVYEKAAEANPDLVFGKVDTEAQPELAQAFGISSIPTLMIVREQVAVFAQPGALPEAALTDVIGQARKLDMDEVRKAVAEQQAQAGQNGQEGQEGQ